The stretch of DNA AGAAGATAAGATGGTATCATTGTATCCAAAATGTACTACCAGTGGCCCATTGGCATGGATAAATCGACAGAACAATGTCTTCCagatggagttggagggTGTCGGGAGGCAGATCGTGGGACCAGtgtgaagatggaggaggaacacAGTAGGAAGAAGAGTGCTTGAGAGAATATAAAAATAGACAAGAAATATATTGGAGAAGTCCACATTCGATAGGATCTTATGTAACGCAATAAATGTGATCCTGTGCAGTTCAGACTACCTCCCTTATAGAAACACATTGGCATTGGCTCCAAGGAGCTAACAAGGAAGGAAGGGAGTTCAAAACAAAAGAATAAGGGTTATATTTTGTTCATTGACCGGCTATTGCTCACCATATCTGTGATAGGTGGAGATTCTGTGTACCGTTTGGGGCGTCATGGCATCGCGAGAGACACGTTCATTACACTTGTGCACTGAGTAATTGAAGGGGTAAAAGTCTCTACTAATCCTGGTCTAACTAAAACATGTTGTCTATCTATTATTTTCAACTCTTCAAGTCCATTACGTCTAACGGTGGTCTCATAGATTGTCCTGGTCTTCACGAGTGAGCAGTACGCATCGAGTTCTGTCTCATTCATAAGACACAGTGCGAGCTCTACCAATGAACTTTTTGCCACACTAatctgtacagtagagtacagtatcttTACCGTTATTGACTTGGACCAGCATCAACAGAAAATTATGTTCTATGGTGATGTACGAACCACTCTCAACTACAGTCCAACTAAAGATAAGTATGCACTGGTGCAGCAGTAGTGGAGAATACTAAGAAGCCATCAAAGGGGCCATTGAAACACACGGATTAGGCCAGGAATAACAAACAGTAGCCAttaactacagtacatactgtcgCATTATAATCCTGCTGGAAGTACACACCGACCAAGGGCAAAACTGAAGCCACTAGGAGAGACCGTTTCTAATGTACGACAATGTCATCGTGCAGCGGTGATGAGTGTTTTTAGTCGAGTCCACTGACCAACGTTCCTGGCGATTTATGACTTTTTTATTTGATTTAATCTACAATTACGAAGAACCCCGCGTAACATGAAACCCGATACATATACCCATAACCCCCATACTCTTCTCATTGGTCTCTTTTCTTGGGTCGTAatcccttttttttttcggtCTAAACGAGAGGTTCACATATTAGACTTTCAAACAAGGTATCAACGTGCATGTTGAAAAAAGTGCCGGGGATGTCGGAGACTGTCCAAATAACAGTTACAAGAGATATTAACAGATATTCGGGTTCATAATAGGCATCTACACGACTCATGGATCCCGCCAACATAATTATCTTCTCGAGGACTGCTCTCAAACCCCCACAAACTGCGCACCTGTGCGCACCTTATAATTACCTCCGCACAGTAAACAACAGTTGGCAATCTGCGAGTCCAGTTGCAAGTTACATCCGACAAGAGTAGCTACAAGACGTTGTGAGACGACACACTGGTTATTCACATATAACCGTGACACCGACGAGCTGCGCAGATACCATAGTGGCACAAAACTAGctacacaaacacactgCTCGTGacaaacaacaactactgtactggaaCACCTCCGACATCCGACATCACACACAAGATACTTGAACATTCGCTGCAGTTACAGtaacacacaaacacaatgtcaGCACTCATTGGCAAACTTCGAAGTATCGGCAACCGAGATCTTTCTGGAGCTCTCAATGAACGGGCCTTCGATTTCGACGATGTGAGTATTGCCGAGGAGACGGGGAGAGTAGGGTTGTGGGATCAGCAATGGCGATATAGGTTGTGCTACTCGAGTGGTGTGGCAATGGGGTGGTAGCAATATTGAAAGTACGACCGTTTGCAAATCTGTATCTTCTCCGGTGCTGTGGTAAGGAGGTTGGATTCAAGAAGTGAAATGTTGAGGGTGGTGGGAGGCcgatggaggagatctaGCTTGGTTTGTATGACCAATACACCAGGTCTGCGAGCGTTTCTTGTATGGTCCGACCGAGCGACGGGTCTCTGTCTGCACATCTTTGCTATCATTCTTCTCTGGGCCGCCATGCAAACCACTTGAGTTCCACTACGATACGCCCTTGCTGGGACACTCGGCCGCTCCCAGTCACAATTCATCacatactaacccagctcGCCCGATATGGAATCCAAGGCGCTGTCACCCGTGTGGCTTTCGATCAGGTGCAATCTCTTCTCGCTATCGGAACCTCCTCTGGAGCCATCCACATCTTTGGACAAGTCAACGTTGAGGTGATCGTTCAGCTCCCCAGCAACCGTTCCTCGGTCGACTATCTTGCTTTTGTCGCTGGTAAGTACATTGTTGCAGTCGATGGAGCTGGAATTCTCCACATCGTTTCGCTCGAAAGCCGAACAGCCATCTACAGCAACAACATCTCCGGCAACATCTCATGCATTGCCACGGATCCCACGTTGGACTGGGTCTTTATCGGCCTAGAATCCGGCCAGATCATCACCTACGACGCCGACCGAGGCTGCATGTCGCCGTTCCGAATTGGCAACCTCCAGAAAGCTGTGCTTCCCGCGGCCCGTCtgtctcacgtgatttctATCGAGCTCAGTCCACGTGAGTATTCAGTGCTGCTCGTCGCCtacaaggagattgtcgtGCTATTCTCTCTGGTTGAGAACAACATCATTAAACACTTCAAGTACGAAATTCCCGCGGGAGCtcctggaggagacacGAACGCAGCCACGCAAACGATCAACCGATCACCTCCATGCCTGGGAGCCACATGGCACCCCAACGGACACCATGTAGTCAGCTGGCATGTGGATGGCTCCATTGTTTTTTGGGATGCCACCGAGGGAAATCTTCTGCAGGCTCGAACAGTGACAGATTCCAACGTCAACGAGCCCAAGAGATCAAAGACTCCTCCTGGAGGCCGGAGACTTCCTATCACAGGCCTGGCTTGGATCTGCGAGAAGAATCCTGAAAACACATCGATTCTCGTGGCTGGTGGTGACATCGACAACGGTCCCATTCGAGGTCTGACGTATATGGACTTTGGACCTACTCCCACGGTTGCTGTAACGTCATACGCAGCCATGGGAACCCATTACGGCACCCCTAAACGTACCCGGATGTTCCCTATCACAGAGGGAGCCGATGTCACGGACTTCTTCCCTCTTggagcagcttctcctttCTACAACCGGTTTCACGATCCtggtgtggtggttgtgctGCTCAACATTGGAGAAATCTATTCAATCAAGCTCCCGGAAGGCGTCCCCATTCACACCGCATCGGTTATGCCTCCTTCTATTGGATGGGTGCACCCCCACACTACCACTCTCAACCTCGCTGCTGTACCTCGAAACCAGTGGGTGGGCATGATGGCATCCGTCAAAGGCCACCAGCCCTATTTGGTGGGTGGAGCCCCTGCCCAGCGTCATTTGCGACGTTTTCAGACCAGAAACGCACTGTCTACGGGCCACATGAACGGCTTCGTAAGAATTTGGGACGCTTCGCGGGGTGAACTCCAGGAGAGTAAAGTCCTTGAAGTCGATACCAAGGACGCTCTCAAGTTACAGGAAGGAGTGCCGGTGTCTAAGGTGAGTTTTGCAGGCCAAAACGCCGAGCTTGCGGTTGCCGTATCCACTGGGCATGTGCTTCTGTACAAGTTTGACGTGAATAAGAACCCCAAGCCTGGTCTGGATCGAATGAAGGACCTGAACCTCTCCGAGAGCAAGGAGAAGGTTATTGATATTCGGCACCGATTCACTCCCGGTCTGAAGGAAGGCTTCATGCCCATCTCGCTTGTGAACATGAACTACGGCAACATCACTGCTCTGGACCACTCCAACGTTGGTTTTGTTGCAATCGGATACGAGAATGGCCGTGTGGTTATTGTCGACCGACGAGGACCTGCCATTATCTATGATGAGCCATGCTCTCAAAAtagtggtggaggagttttCCGCTCTCGTGGATCCGGTGTAGGATCTGCCCACGTGACAAGGTTTGAGTTCTCCATTTGTTGTatcgacgacgatgagTTTTCATCCATTGTGCTGTTTGCTGGAACTTCCAACGGAGAGCTCATCACCTACCGGTTTGTGCCTAACGGCCGAGGAGGCTACAAAGTCGAGTATGTGAACCGTCTGCGAATCTGCGACGACCGAATCCTTGCTATTAACGCTATTGATGCTGAGCGGGGTTCTGCAGCTCTGGCTTTCCCTCACATTATGGCCAAGCTGGGCCAGGATGTGCTCATTCCAGGTACTGTGGTTGTGACTAGTGTCCATGACGTGCGTGTGATCCGTCCAAGTGCTTCCAAGATGACCCACAAGAAGTTCCCTCAGTACTCGATCCTCGGTGGATCCATCTGTTTCCTGCGAGAAGGTGACTCCATGGCGTTGGTGTGTATCACCGACACTTCCGAGCTGGTCTGCCTTGCTCTGCCCTCCTTGCGAGAGATGTCTGTGAAGAAACTGCCGTACCGAATTGATCCCCGAACTGGTGTAAACTCCGTCTTCTCTCTGACTGGAGACATCATCATCCAGATTGATAGACACGAAGCTGGCCTGATTTCAGTGTTTGGCAAGGGTGTAAAATTTGAGGATATCCCTGGAGATCTGCTCTACGATCCTCTCAAGGTATGCCCTCCGCGCCCTGTGGTCTCAACTCTTCAGTGGGTGAGGGGATCCGTTTACACCACAAAGGAGGACATCGACAAGCTGATTGGAGGTGCCCGACGACCCAAGTCACAGGCTATGATCcaagaggaagagagagctcgagaagagcAGCGTCGACAGCGTGATCTGGAGCGACGAAAACACCAGGAGCGAGTGGCCCATCGACAAAGGTATGATGAGTACTACACTGGAAACGGCGACGATGACGAGTACTATGATGAAGACGGTGTTCGGCGAAGAAACGCAGGCGGCATACAGGGTGCTTGGGATAACCTAGAGGAGACGGGCCATTCGTACTTGAACTCTGTAAACGAGAGTATCAAGGAGGCTCAGAACGATATGTTTAAGGGTATCTTGAAGAGTAAGTTTGGATTCTAGTCGGCAAGCTGGCCAGATCAGACCTGTGTGTGAacttctctttttttttaacGATACCATAAATAAATGTTTGATCATTCAACATGTCCTATACTCGTACAGCAATACAGTAGTAGTTCCGCCGTAGTTGCTATATCATGCATTAATTAAATATTCTACAAcaccttcttgatggtgttTCCCAGCGCATCCACTTCGTCTTCCTCATCGTACTCGccctcgtcttcttcttcctcttcttcactTTCGATAGTGTTACCAAGAGAATCGTATCTAGGCTGTTTGACCccttcctcgtcgtcttcaCTCTCAATAGTATTGCCCAAGGCATCAACTCTGGGCTGTTTAaagtccttcttctcttcctcttcactGTCGCTTTCAATGGTGTTTCCCAGGGCGTCTACTCTGGATTCCTTCTTCACAATGGTGTTTCCAAAAACATCGACCTCGCCGGGGTTATCGAGTTGTCTGTTAAAGTCGATATCTCCCTCGTCGTaatcgtcatcgtcatcggAGGGAGGAAGTTCTCCAGCCTTTCCATGGTCTCGATCTTCTCCGTGTTTCCACACTCCTCCAGATGCAGCCTTTTCTTTCTGTCTTCGGGCATGCTCAGCCTCGATTTCATCTAGCCAcatcttctgggcctcgtTGATCGAGGCTGCGTCTGTGCACTCGGCATAAATTTCCAGCAGGTCCTCGTTGATCTGCAGAAACGCCTGTCCCCAAGAGAAGTGAGACAGTACCTCCTCGGCCCAGTCGAGATGGCCTGTGATGGCAAAACAGGCAGCGAGAGCCTCCACGCAGTTGAGTTTCCATGGACGGCCGTAGTTGACGGGGTTGGCAGCCACGAGGTACGGCAACAGACGTTCATGGGGACCTCCGATCTTGTTGAAGGGCACCTCGTCTAGCCGGGCCCAAGAACACTCCACAACTGCTGCTCCGTGCTCCTCCACGATCTCTCGGTCGTCGGGACAAATCACGTGCTTGCCGTTGGGCGAGACAACAACTCCGCTGTACTTTTGGCCCACTCTCAGCGACTTGATGATGCCCAATCTGTGCAGTTTCTTGCCGGAGCACCGCTTGGGATCGCAGTGTTCGAAATCCCACATGGCCATTTTGGCGGGGAAATTCGACGTGTGAGCCGTCTCTCGGTGCTTGGTTTCCATACGTCGGCCCTTGCCGGTCTGTTTTCGAGCCATTTCggtggttttgtgtgtAGTGGTAGTTGCTGAAaaaagttggagatgttttCCACCCAAAGTTTGGGTTGCGTCAAGGTGCAGCTGAGATGCGGGCTGATGCACTAACGAAGGAACACGAAGGGTGGTTGGGGACCGTTACAATGTGATCGGAGGGCCTGATTTTTTGAAAATATAATACTAGAGGCCAATGGACCGCAGTGTATTATTTATGTATTATTTATGTGGAATTTTGGTCTCCATGGAGGTTTCTAAATAGTAAGTTCTGCAGTGGTTATCAGCAGTGATTATCAGCAGTGGTAACAAGGGtgctggagagaagaggttCATGTAGCTGGAGTAGGTGGAATCGACAACCGGCTCAGATTAATTACAAATGTTCTGATACTATCGAGATTGTTGAACTGAGCGAAGTTGTCACAAGTTGTCCCAAGTTTTCCCACCATCCCATCGTCAGTATCTCGAGTCAGATTGGCTAATAGCGAAACACACCATTTCTTCCGTTAGAGACATTATGAAGCTGACTGGGATAAGTCTAGGAACATCGTGGACCACTTCCAAGAAGTAACATGGTTCAACACCGGTAgacgtacttgtacgagtactctTCGTTCACACACTCCCTCACTCCCTCACTTCCCCAAATGTTCCTAGTGTTCCCTCCGCCTAACTTATCTCAACGTGTACGATGGTATTCAGCGTGCTACAAAGCAAAATGGTTCCATGGAATCCTCAAAACCCACCTGGGTTTCCCCATTCACAGATTCCAAGTTCACCAGCACCTTGAAAACCgctattactgtactgtgactgacggcagcagcagtgaAGCTTCTGAACGAGTCATGTCATTCCTCTGACAGTATTCATCAGGTACAACCTCCTCTCAGGCCCGGGTCTTGTTACGATCAATACTGCATTGGTGGCGGACTGGAATACAGAAGTTGGCAAGTTTTACACTCCTGGTAGCTTCTACAGGACTGGTAGTATCCGTGTTGGCTAGACAGACCTACAGTTCATACAGTTTTGGCTGATGAAGGATCGGAGCTGGCCAGAATCTTTTTCGGATCTTTTTCGGATCATTTACTGCCCAGATTCGCGGCGGGTCTCTCTGtcagctacagtactgtagcacaACAGCGCTCAGAATATGACTAATGCATTGTTGACAACAGTGCCATCAAGGGCATCAAACTAGCTGCTGCAGACCGTGCGCATTTGAGCGTGAACAGGCGACCGTTATAATAACTAACCCCAGACAATAGCTGCTCTTTATGTAATAATATCTTGATATATCGGTGATTTGGTACTGATTCGGATAGAATATTACTAGTAGCGACAACCTTGGTTGGTATCAGGGGATAGCAGTCGACTCAACTCACAATGGACAGAATCAGTTGAAATCCGACCGCAAGGAGGCGCAAGGAGCATCTGAAAGATTAATAAGCACACATTCGATCTAGCACATGTTTGATCTAGCACGTTCGATCTAGCACCACACTTGATCAATAAACGCCCATAACCACTTGCTGCCTGTACTTGGCCCCCACACATATCTCCGCTTCACTGAGTCAATTCACTGAGTCAAGCACTCCCAATTCTGGGTGTATCTATATGCAGGGTCTCACCGTACGTTAGACGCAGTTTTTGTATGATGTTCCGTTGGTCcggagagagagagaccTAACAGTGCCTCATCTAAGAGATACTGCaattctcaaggagggtTGGTGTagcacagtacatactgtatcaTGGTCGCAGTTGTACTACCGTACCGTAATTCACTAGAGCTACAAGCACCACCCACCAGATAACACCTGGGTATTCTTGGCCATATTGGTTGCAAGTGCACTTTTTCGCTTGAGATCCACCCGACCCTCTCCGAAAACCGGATCATATATCCGTCGCCTGTCTCCCACCTGTATCTTTGCGCCGCCGCCAGCAATTTTAGACGCGGGAGTCTGGAGATGAGCGATAAGTTGATCGGCCGATATTCGGATGGATGGAAGATGGCTTGTGTGGCGTTTGAGACAACGTAAAAGGGGTGGATTTTTGGCTGACAGGGTAAAGCGACCACGACAAGCCCGAATCTGGTGTCAGAATCGCCTTCACGGGTCCAGATCCCGAGTCGGACACCCCCACTTGTCCCCCACTTTTTCTTTTAAACTCCCGTCACTCCATGCCGccaaaataaaaaaaactaaACTCAAGGTTGCTGATCTCATGCACCCCGGATAACAGGTCCGTTTCTCCGTTCATGTACCATGACACACAGATACCAAAGATGTATATATAGGTAGCGGGCCGTCTACGTTCAGCCCACAAACCTCAAACGTCGCTCCAtttacacacacacacacacacacacacacacacaaacatgaCAGTCAACTCCACTTTTAGATCGGCATCAACTTCCCCAAAACTGGGCAAAACCAGCCAGGCAGACATCCTGAGCCCCGAGGCCCAAAAGTTCCTGGTTGAACTCCACAGCAACTTCAACCAGCGACGTCTggagctccttgatctgcGTCAGAAGAACCAGCTCAAGCTCGATGCAGGCGAAATCCCCACGTATCCCACGGAAACAGCAGACATCCGAGCAGACAAGTCGTGGACAGGTCCATCTCTGGCTCCCGGTCTCCATGACCGACGGGTCGAAATCACTGGCCCCCCAGACCGAAAGATGATCATCAACGCCCTCAACACAAACGTCGCCACCTACATGTCCGATTTCGAGGACTCCCAAGCCCCCACCTGGGACAACTGTCTCGATGGGCAAGTCAACCTGTACGATGCCATCCGAAACCAGGTTGATTTCGACACAGAGAAGAAACCCTACAAGCTGACTACAAAGAAGTGGACCGAGGGGACCTACTCTAGAGGCTCCACGGACACTCGACCCACTCTTTTGGTGCGCCCTAGAGGCTGGCACATGCTCGAAAGCCATGTTCAGATCGATGGACAGAGCATGTCTGGGTCTCTGTTCGACTTTggactcttcttcttcaacaacgCCAAGGCTCTGATTGAGGCTGGCCGAGGCCCTTACTTTTACCTCCCCAAGATGGAGCATTATCTCGAGGCTCGACTCTGGAATGATGTCTTTGTTTTCTCTCAAAACTACTGCGGAATCCCCCAGGGCACCATTCGAGCTACTTGTCTGATTGAGACTCTTCCTGCAGCTCTGCacatggaggagatcatcTACGAGCTGCGAGATCACTCTACCGGCCTCAACTGTGGTCGATGGGACTACATGTTCTCAGTTATCAAGCGGTTCCGAAACCAGcccgagaagctgcttcCTGACCGAAAGATGATCACCATGACCGTTCCCTTCATGAACGCTTACGTGACTCGTCTGGTTCACGTGTGTCACAAACGAAAGGTGCATGCCATGGGAGGTATGGCTGCCATCATTCCTCTCAAGGATGCTGCGGAGAACGCCCTTGCCatggagaaggtcaaggctGACAAACACAGAGAGGCCTCTGCAGGCTGTGACGGTACCTGGATCGCTCATCCAGGTTTGGCTGAGACTGCCaccaaggagtttgacgaGTTGATGCCAGGGGAAAACCAATTTGATTTCGTCGGAGAGGACGTTCCCTCCGAGAAGCTGTTGGATACTACCATTGAAGGCTTtgccatcaccaaggagggTCTTCAGGAGAATGTCTACATTGGTCTGCGCTACATGGAGGCATGGCTGCGAGGTTTGGGATGTGTGCCCATCAACAACCTCATGGAGGATGCTGCTACTGCCGAGGTTTCTCGTGCCCAGCTGTGGCAGTGGACCAAGCACGGCAAgttcaccaaggaggaggtatTGGAGATGATTTCccaggaggccgagaagctggGAAACACCGACTCTGTCAAGCGAGCAGGCGAGTTGCTGGGATCTGAGATTGGCGGCGATTTTGCAGAGTTCCTCACCGATCTGCTGTATCCTGATCTGGTTGAACAGTAGGTGGGATGACGAAGAGTATTATTTAAGTAACGCGTTATGATTTAGAGAGGACTGCCggttggtggagaaaaGGGGATGTAAAATTTTAACAAACagcaggtacagtacatactgtacttgtacttgtactatagATGTATTCGCTAATGTGAGATTAATCCTGTTTATCTACCTGCACGGTCCGGGCTTTCACATCTTCCTTTTTCTTGAAAGCCCCGTTGACATAGAGTGCAATTCCCGCTAGGAACACGACCATGCCTGTAATCGTGCCGCCGTTAGTAGCGACTCCATAGATGGTAATAGGCGTTATGGAGTTGATGTCCGTCCAGGAGTAAGTGGATTTTTCGTCTTCGTCCATTTCgatgttggtgttgacgATAACGATGATGAAGAGTACATCAAGAGATATCAAGAAGGTTCCCTCATCGACACACAGATACCTTTTGTTTTCGGAATCCTTCTATCAGAGCCGTACGGATCTACAAGGTAAATACAGTATCTACTCGTGAAACGCTTCCATGGACTGCTTCTTTGTGAAAGGGCGGTGCTAGGGACAAGCAGAATCTCAGATTTACAAAGATTATACCCAGTGTCTGTATTTCacccccttttttttgtacGAGCTTGTGCTTCCAGGTATATCGCGATATTGTCCATACTGACGTTCGGCTGTTCTTATCTCGCATGGGGATGCACTATCCAAGCACCTGGTTGTGTCGCCTGTCGTAAATTGTGTTTTGATCTGGACCGTATGTAAACCTCCAAGTGAGCATTTCAAGACGCGAACACTTGTCTAACGTGACGGGGAACAGCAGATATATCAGATAACTGCATTTTTACCAGTCTGTCACATCTCTCTTGGATACGGTAGACATTACAGTGCTTCACCGATATGGAAGTAGAACTCATCAGAACAGAACTGTTACTTCTCTGACATCCGTTTGATAGAGTCGTACAGAATCAttctgctacaagtattgtaaCCTCCTACTATCGAAGAGTATCACACTATGGAGTCAGTGGTTCCTCTTGTGATTATTCAGTCGTACACTCATCCATAACGCGAAACAATCACTTATCCCTCGAAAACCTCACCACTTCCTTAAACATCCCTGGTCACGCCTCTCTTGGTTGCCAAGTTGGTCCGAGGCGCGAAACTGTGACATGGAAGACTGTAATCTTGACGCGGGAGTTCCACCTCCGAGAAAAGCTCATTAACAAGTTCAACAGTACTTTTGCTTGTGTCTGGAGACCGGGGGCTAGAGATGGACCTGTCCACGATTTGTCTGCTCGGATGTCTGCTGTTTCCGTGGAATACGTGGGGATTTCGCCTGCGTCGAGCTTGAGCTGGTTCTTCTGACgcagatcaaggagctccagtctctactcgtaccagtTACAAGTGTGTAAGTGCTCTTCATACTTCATTGTATGTACCTCTCCAAGGGTTGAAAGGCGTACAACAGATCTACAAGCCCATCTGGCTGTGTTAAACTGCCATACTAAGTCCCACACTCgcactcgcactcgcaCCCCTGTGCTGGGCTATATCACCGCCTCATGGGACGAAGCGGGCCCAACCCGAAGCTGGATCCTTGTAGAGAGACATGGCTAATCATCAATTCATTATAATGTACATTTATGCTAAGAATAAATATCGTCGCTGTCAGAAAGCGACTTGTTAGTGTCTGGCAGGGTCGATGCAGGTGTACCAGAGCTAATTTCGGAGTTGAGCGAGTCCACGGTCGTGCTGGCTGTGCCACTGGTGCCGGGGTCCACCACTCCAGGGCCAACAGGTCCCGTGAACCCATGCGTAATGACAGGAGGGGCAGTTGGGGTGTCTGAGGGTGCAGTAGAAACGCTGCGAATGGAGGTAGGAGCCGGGGCTGAGGCAGAAGCATCTCCACTCACAATGGTGCCAGTGCTAGAATGGCTGTGTCCATGAACATGTCCATGAACATGACCATGAACAACGGGAGGAGCACTGGACTCTGAGAACTCACTGGGAGCATCAAAAAAGCCCCCTTCATGGCCATTCATCACGGGGGCTGAAGGGGCATTTGCACTGTTACCCACTTCCTCAATCTCGCCTTCAATAGGAGGAACACTGGCCAGCTCATTCAGTTGCATGGCAACCACCTCCTCAGGAGctttctccttctccttgtatTGCGGGACATGATCCTCATCCGCGTACGGGTCGGAAGAAAGTCCCTGGAGACGAAGCAGCTCGTTCTCATGCTTGTCGGAAGGTGTaagaggagcagaagcaaCCACGCCAGCAATGGTATGTGCTGGCGCAGAAGGTGCTGAAGGTCCCGCACTGGAACCAGCTACCTCGTCGCCAATAGCATACTCTGGAGCTGAGGGAAACGCGTCCAAGGAAGGAGAGCTGATAGCAGCCGGCTCCGAAGGAAGCAGAGCCTCCTCTCGAAGCTTCATGAGCTGTTTTTCCGAAAGACCACCAGACGTGTGACTCGATCCagcagtcacgtgattgttAATATGGCTGGCCCCGTGATTGGGGTTGCCGTGGTAACTGTAATTGCTGTGGTTACCGGGAGAGGACGACTGGGATGCGTGTCCAACGCCATATGCACCATGCCCGTTGCCATGGTTACTGCTGCCGCTGGGTGAAGGCACATGTCCAAAGTTGACGTGGCCGGGACTCCCATGATTTTGAGACACGtggttggtcacgtggttggTGTTTGTATGGGCTGTGGCGTGGCTGTCGGATCGGTATCTTCTTCTATCAGTACCGATAATTACCTCAGTCCACAGACTGAC from Yarrowia lipolytica chromosome 1D, complete sequence encodes:
- a CDS encoding uncharacterized protein (Truncated form of YALI0D19096g, similar to uniprot|P38163 Saccharomyces cerevisiae YBL106c SRO77 polarized exocytosis by regulating SNARE function P2.26.f2.1, similar to Saccharomyces cerevisiae SRO77 (YBL106C) and SRO7 (YPR032W); ancestral locus Anc_7.442) — translated: MVRPSDGSLSAHLCYHSSLGRHANHLSSTTIRPCWDTRPLPVTIHHILTQLARYGIQGAVTRVAFDQVQSLLAIGTSSGAIHIFGQVNVEVIVQLPSNRSSVDYLAFVAGKYIVAVDGAGILHIVSLESRTAIYSNNISGNISCIATDPTLDWVFIGLESGQIITYDADRGCMSPFRIGNLQKAVLPAARLSHVISIELSPREYSVLLVAYKEIVVLFSLVENNIIKHFKYEIPAGAPGGDTNAATQTINRSPPCLGATWHPNGHHVVSWHVDGSIVFWDATEGNLLQARTVTDSNVNEPKRSKTPPGGRRLPITGLAWICEKNPENTSILVAGGDIDNGPIRGLTYMDFGPTPTVAVTSYAAMGTHYGTPKRTRMFPITEGADVTDFFPLGAASPFYNRFHDPGVVVVLLNIGEIYSIKLPEGVPIHTASVMPPSIGWVHPHTTTLNLAAVPRNQWVGMMASVKGHQPYLVGGAPAQRHLRRFQTRNALSTGHMNGFVRIWDASRGELQESKVLEVDTKDALKLQEGVPVSKVSFAGQNAELAVAVSTGHVLLYKFDVNKNPKPGLDRMKDLNLSESKEKVIDIRHRFTPGLKEGFMPISLVNMNYGNITALDHSNVGFVAIGYENGRVVIVDRRGPAIIYDEPCSQNSGGGVFRSRGSGVGSAHVTRFEFSICCIDDDEFSSIVLFAGTSNGELITYRFVPNGRGGYKVEYVNRLRICDDRILAINAIDAERGSAALAFPHIMAKLGQDVLIPGTVVVTSVHDVRVIRPSASKMTHKKFPQYSILGGSICFLREGDSMALVCITDTSELVCLALPSLREMSVKKLPYRIDPRTGVNSVFSLTGDIIIQIDRHEAGLISVFGKGVKFEDIPGDLLYDPLKVCPPRPVVSTLQWVRGSVYTTKEDIDKLIGGARRPKSQAMIQEEERAREEQRRQRDLERRKHQERVAHRQRYDEYYTGNGDDDEYYDEDGVRRRNAGGIQGAWDNLEETGHSYLNSVNESIKEAQNDMFKGILKSKFGF
- a CDS encoding uncharacterized protein (Compare to YALI0D19118g, similar to DEHA0G04917g Debaryomyces hansenii IPF 692.1, similar to Saccharomyces cerevisiae YOR006C; ancestral locus Anc_6.19), whose amino-acid sequence is MARKQTGKGRRMETKHRETAHTSNFPAKMAMWDFEHCDPKRCSGKKLHRLGIIKSLRVGQKYSGVVVSPNGKHVICPDDREIVEEHGAAVVECSWARLDEVPFNKIGGPHERLLPYLVAANPVNYGRPWKLNCVEALAACFAITGHLDWAEEVLSHFSWGQAFLQINEDLLEIYAECTDAASINEAQKMWLDEIEAEHARRQKEKAASGGVWKHGEDRDHGKAGELPPSDDDDDYDEGDIDFNRQLDNPGEVDVFGNTIVKKESRVDALGNTIESDSEEEEKKDFKQPRVDALGNTIESEDDEEGVKQPRYDSLGNTIESEEEEEEDEGEYDEEDEVDALGNTIKKVL
- a CDS encoding uncharacterized protein (Compare to YALI0D19140g, similar to uniprot|P30952 Saccharomyces cerevisiae YNL117w Malate synthase 1 glyoxysomal (EC 4.1.3.2)); its protein translation is MTVNSTFRSASTSPKLGKTSQADILSPEAQKFLVELHSNFNQRRLELLDLRQKNQLKLDAGEIPTYPTETADIRADKSWTGPSLAPGLHDRRVEITGPPDRKMIINALNTNVATYMSDFEDSQAPTWDNCLDGQVNLYDAIRNQVDFDTEKKPYKLTTKKWTEGTYSRGSTDTRPTLLVRPRGWHMLESHVQIDGQSMSGSLFDFGLFFFNNAKALIEAGRGPYFYLPKMEHYLEARLWNDVFVFSQNYCGIPQGTIRATCLIETLPAALHMEEIIYELRDHSTGLNCGRWDYMFSVIKRFRNQPEKLLPDRKMITMTVPFMNAYVTRLVHVCHKRKVHAMGGMAAIIPLKDAAENALAMEKVKADKHREASAGCDGTWIAHPGLAETATKEFDELMPGENQFDFVGEDVPSEKLLDTTIEGFAITKEGLQENVYIGLRYMEAWLRGLGCVPINNLMEDAATAEVSRAQLWQWTKHGKFTKEEVLEMISQEAEKLGNTDSVKRAGELLGSEIGGDFAEFLTDLLYPDLVEQ